In the Malania oleifera isolate guangnan ecotype guangnan chromosome 1, ASM2987363v1, whole genome shotgun sequence genome, one interval contains:
- the LOC131153869 gene encoding uncharacterized protein LOC131153869, with product MSGWIIFKFFNEEKMSQVLQGGPFLAYGRPLFLKKFPNVFQFNNEELSIVPMWIQLKNLLLELWTLNSLGKICSMLDMHVHANKLTTNRESISYARALVEIDVAKELKYSVRVHMPYGQTFNQEVSYENVPKFCTFCNMLGHAEVNCKNKKEVEQRRGKKKKEFDAVKEPLDGCLDSCKSSDMIAEKVNTAGSIDAVKIGASFIRL from the coding sequence atGAGTGGTTGGATCATCTTCAAGTTCTTCAATGAGGAGAAGATGTCTCAAGTGCTGCAAGGTGGACCTTTCCTTGCATATGGTAGGCCtctatttctcaaaaaatttccAAACGTATTTCAATTTAATAATGAGGAACTGAGCATTGTGCCGATGTGGATTCAACTGAAAAACCTTCTGCTTGAATTGTGGACTCTTAACTCCCTTGGGAAAATTTGTTCCATGCTAGATATGCATGTTCATGCTAATAAACTGACCACCAACAGGGAGAGTATTTCCTATGCCAGAGCGTTGGTTGAGATTGATGTCGCTAAAGAGTTAAAGTATAGTGTGAGAGTTCATATGCCATATGGGCAGACTTTTAATCAAGAGGTTTCTTATGAAAATGTGCCAAAATTCTGTACATTCTGTAATATGCTTGGTCATGCAGAAGTGAATTGTAAAAACAAGAAAGAAGTTGAGCAGAGGAggggaaaaaagaagaaagaatttgATGCAGTTAAAGAACCTTTGGATGGTTGCCTAGACTCTTGTAAGTCCAGTGACATGATTGCTGAGAAGGTTAACACTGCAGGGTCCATTGATGCAGTTAAGATTGGTGCTTCTTTCATTCGCTTGTAG